A genomic region of Candidatus Krumholzibacteriota bacterium contains the following coding sequences:
- the gatC gene encoding Asp-tRNA(Asn)/Glu-tRNA(Gln) amidotransferase subunit GatC: MSLSEKELEHLQDLARIKLDPELREKFRFQLDSIIRFVDELGNIDLSPREEDGPDGIDPRSLREDMPGESLKRKTILEEAPESDGKYFNVPPVLDTE; the protein is encoded by the coding sequence ATGAGCCTGTCGGAAAAAGAACTGGAACACCTTCAGGACCTGGCGAGAATAAAACTTGATCCTGAACTGAGGGAGAAATTCCGGTTTCAGCTTGATTCGATAATAAGATTTGTCGACGAACTCGGCAATATCGATCTTTCTCCGCGCGAAGAAGACGGACCTGACGGCATCGATCCGCGCAGCCTTCGAGAGGATATGCCAGGAGAGAGCCTTAAAAGAAAGACGATCCTTGAGGAAGCTCCCGAGAGTGACGGAAAATATTTCAACGTACCGCCCGTTCTCGACACTGAATAG
- the gatA gene encoding Asp-tRNA(Asn)/Glu-tRNA(Gln) amidotransferase subunit GatA: MSNITDLSISDLQRLCRDRKIGPVEVVKAYLEEIDSKEPIVKAFLEVYHESSIKRARELEVARPDNMPLYGVPIALKDNICMKDRLLTCGSRILRHYRSPYNATVVKRLIEAGAVIIGKTNLDEFAMGSSTENSAFQVTKNPWNEECAPGGSSGGSAAAVASGMVPAALGSDTGGSIRQPAAFCGITGLKGTYGRVSRYGLAAFASSLDQIGPLARDVDDCALIMEVISGHDPKDASTIGGPSPGLIHSIDQGIKGMKIAIPAGIVKWEVEKPILDFLDEAVRMMRGEGATIDETALPGMETSIACYYILATAEASSNLARYDGVKYGMRVESQSLQEMYENTRGEGLGDEVQRRILLGTYVLSSGYYEAYYGKAKRVKEMIRASYGKLFEKYDLIVMPTTPSTAFRLGEKVDDPVSMYLSDIFTAWVNIAGLPAVSIPAGLSDDGLPVGIQLIAPTGEEVQLMKAAKSLERSFRFRQRFLPRSLV; the protein is encoded by the coding sequence ATGTCGAATATCACCGATTTAAGTATAAGCGATCTCCAGCGCCTCTGCCGGGACAGGAAAATAGGTCCTGTCGAAGTTGTGAAAGCATATCTCGAAGAGATAGATTCAAAAGAACCTATCGTCAAAGCTTTTCTGGAAGTCTACCACGAATCGTCGATAAAGCGGGCGAGAGAGCTCGAAGTCGCGCGACCGGATAATATGCCTCTCTACGGAGTCCCCATAGCCTTGAAAGATAATATATGCATGAAGGACAGGTTGCTTACCTGCGGTTCGAGGATATTACGGCACTACAGATCTCCCTATAACGCGACGGTCGTAAAGAGGCTGATTGAAGCGGGAGCGGTGATCATTGGTAAAACAAACCTCGATGAATTCGCGATGGGTTCCTCGACGGAAAATTCCGCTTTCCAGGTCACAAAAAACCCATGGAACGAGGAATGCGCGCCGGGTGGATCAAGCGGGGGATCGGCGGCAGCAGTCGCGTCGGGAATGGTTCCGGCAGCCCTTGGGTCGGATACCGGTGGTTCGATAAGACAGCCAGCCGCTTTCTGCGGCATCACGGGATTAAAGGGGACGTACGGGAGGGTCTCAAGATACGGACTGGCAGCTTTTGCAAGTTCGCTCGATCAGATCGGGCCTCTGGCGAGGGATGTAGATGATTGCGCCCTTATAATGGAAGTAATATCGGGCCATGATCCGAAAGACGCCAGTACGATCGGTGGACCTTCTCCGGGGCTTATCCATTCCATCGATCAGGGAATCAAAGGTATGAAGATCGCCATACCAGCCGGGATAGTGAAATGGGAAGTGGAAAAACCGATACTTGATTTCCTCGACGAGGCGGTCCGGATGATGCGGGGAGAAGGCGCTACGATAGATGAGACGGCACTTCCCGGTATGGAAACGTCGATAGCCTGTTATTATATCCTGGCAACCGCGGAAGCTTCTTCCAATCTTGCCCGGTATGACGGCGTAAAGTACGGGATGAGGGTCGAAAGCCAGTCGCTTCAGGAGATGTACGAAAATACGAGGGGAGAAGGCCTCGGTGATGAAGTACAGAGGAGGATATTGCTGGGCACTTATGTACTCTCCTCCGGTTATTACGAAGCTTACTACGGAAAAGCTAAGAGGGTGAAGGAGATGATTCGGGCCAGCTACGGAAAACTATTCGAAAAATATGACCTGATCGTCATGCCGACGACCCCGTCGACGGCTTTCAGGCTGGGCGAGAAAGTCGACGATCCGGTTTCGATGTATCTCTCGGATATATTTACCGCCTGGGTCAATATAGCAGGCCTCCCGGCAGTCTCGATCCCGGCAGGTCTATCTGATGACGGGTTGCCTGTCGGTATCCAGTTGATCGCCCCAACGGGAGAAGAGGTCCAATTAATGAAAGCAGCCAAATCGCTCGAAAGATCATTCCGTTTCCGCCAGAGGTTTCTGCCCCGGTCGTTAGTGTGA
- the gatB gene encoding Asp-tRNA(Asn)/Glu-tRNA(Gln) amidotransferase subunit GatB → MSAEKYEVVIGLEVHAQLNTKSKIFCDCRAEFGERPNTLTCPVCLGLPGALPVLNRDAVLKCVRLGQALGCDISPVSEFARKNYFYPDCPKNYQISMYDRPLCKNGSVVIETDGNTKKIGIERIHLEEDAGKLVHGIDGHSGIDFNRSGIPLAEIVTRPEISSAPEAVEFLRHLRQTVRYLDICDGDLEKGSLRCDVNISIMPGGSKTHGTRTEIKNLNSFRAVKAGIEFEIERQKDLIESGRKITKVTQLWDESEKRLIQMRGKEETSDYRYFPEPDLPPVMVDEFFIREAEAEMPELPDEKKRRFIEDYLLSEYEAGVLTVEKGLADYYEALVEETRDPKTSCHWVMREILGELNESAIAIEEFSLTPVMIAELISLAERGVINAPVAREVFLEMKSSGRSATEIVSERNLEQISSPDELEVMVDQVIADNQEEVERFRNGNPRLLGFFIGEAMNKSGGKANPRLLNEIFLKKLQDPD, encoded by the coding sequence ATGTCCGCTGAAAAATATGAAGTCGTCATCGGATTGGAAGTCCACGCGCAGCTTAATACGAAGAGTAAAATATTCTGCGACTGCAGGGCCGAATTCGGAGAGAGGCCAAACACTCTGACATGCCCGGTGTGTCTGGGGCTTCCCGGCGCCCTGCCGGTGCTGAACAGGGATGCGGTGCTTAAATGTGTCAGGCTCGGTCAGGCGCTCGGGTGTGACATCTCCCCGGTAAGCGAATTTGCCAGAAAAAACTACTTTTATCCGGATTGCCCGAAGAATTACCAGATCTCGATGTACGATCGTCCATTGTGCAAAAACGGATCGGTAGTGATCGAAACGGATGGAAATACGAAAAAGATCGGGATAGAGAGGATCCATCTCGAAGAGGACGCGGGAAAACTCGTTCATGGGATAGATGGACATAGCGGGATCGATTTCAACCGCTCCGGGATCCCATTGGCAGAGATAGTGACGAGACCGGAGATCAGCTCGGCGCCGGAGGCTGTGGAATTCCTCCGCCACCTCAGGCAGACAGTGCGATACCTCGATATCTGCGATGGTGACCTGGAGAAAGGATCGCTCAGGTGCGACGTAAACATCTCGATCATGCCGGGCGGTTCGAAGACACATGGGACCAGAACGGAAATAAAAAACCTTAATTCATTCAGAGCGGTCAAGGCGGGCATAGAGTTCGAGATAGAGAGACAGAAAGATCTCATAGAGAGTGGGCGGAAGATAACCAAGGTGACCCAGTTATGGGATGAATCGGAAAAAAGACTCATCCAGATGAGGGGAAAGGAAGAAACGAGCGATTACAGATATTTCCCTGAACCTGACCTTCCGCCTGTCATGGTGGATGAGTTTTTCATAAGAGAGGCCGAAGCTGAGATGCCTGAACTTCCCGATGAGAAGAAAAGAAGGTTCATCGAGGATTATCTGCTCTCCGAATATGAAGCCGGGGTTCTTACCGTGGAGAAGGGGTTGGCTGACTATTACGAAGCGCTGGTCGAGGAGACCCGCGATCCGAAGACGAGCTGCCACTGGGTGATGAGGGAGATACTCGGCGAATTGAATGAATCTGCGATCGCAATCGAGGAATTTTCCCTGACACCAGTGATGATCGCCGAACTTATCAGCCTGGCGGAGCGAGGCGTGATAAACGCTCCCGTAGCCCGCGAAGTATTCCTGGAGATGAAGTCGTCGGGAAGATCAGCCACCGAGATCGTAAGTGAGAGAAACCTGGAACAGATCAGTTCACCGGACGAACTGGAGGTCATGGTCGATCAGGTGATCGCTGACAATCAGGAGGAAGTCGAGCGATTCAGAAACGGCAATCCCAGGCTTCTCGGATTTTTTATTGGAGAGGCGATGAATAAGAGCGGAGGAAAAGCCAATCCACGGCTCCTCAATGAGATCTTCCTTAAAAAACTCCAGGATCCAGATTGA
- a CDS encoding zf-HC2 domain-containing protein — translation MDDCRKFEEILPRYIDGDLSVSETKAVKDHIGTCESCAMALGRYIELESSLEALSGELPDLSVISSSVLDRLNIGKKKASLSAIFRLPFLMPALIALSATAVSIFRRDVESVLLRLSSEYASLVDRLTGNGIESITASLSAALARYCSAVTKFIEDTGSLVMRSGEMDQTLIISISALMSLTIVVVFFRMTKMILQD, via the coding sequence ATGGATGATTGCCGGAAATTCGAAGAGATACTGCCCCGCTACATCGATGGAGACCTTTCAGTATCCGAGACAAAGGCAGTGAAAGATCATATCGGGACCTGCGAGAGCTGCGCGATGGCCCTGGGCCGGTATATCGAACTCGAATCATCACTCGAGGCTCTCAGCGGCGAATTGCCCGATCTCTCTGTCATTTCATCATCGGTGCTTGATCGATTGAACATCGGAAAGAAAAAAGCTTCCCTGTCGGCAATCTTCCGTCTTCCCTTCCTTATGCCTGCTCTTATAGCTTTATCCGCCACCGCGGTATCGATTTTTCGGAGGGACGTAGAATCTGTCCTGCTTCGGCTATCCTCGGAATATGCATCTCTTGTCGATCGTCTGACCGGTAACGGGATCGAATCTATTACGGCAAGCCTTTCAGCGGCATTGGCCCGGTATTGCTCTGCCGTCACAAAATTTATCGAGGATACCGGTTCTCTCGTCATGAGATCGGGTGAGATGGATCAGACATTGATAATTTCCATATCCGCCCTCATGTCGCTGACCATCGTTGTCGTCTTCTTCCGCATGACGAAGATGATCCTTCAGGATTGA
- a CDS encoding RNA polymerase sigma factor: MKGADDNELVKKSLNGSERAFRAIIEKHAPVVYSAVRSVIGNSDDIDDLVQDIFIKIYRGLSRFRGDSRLSTWIYTIARNESFNARGKKRPETVPVDTIDLSGPSNQRPDRVFLARQDSAEIRGLIARLDGKYREVIELRYLAEKSYIEISEIMEIPIGTVKTYLHRARNELKDMFSHQSEYDRRRDRNG; this comes from the coding sequence TTGAAAGGTGCCGATGATAATGAACTGGTCAAAAAATCGCTTAACGGAAGTGAAAGAGCTTTTCGTGCGATTATTGAAAAACATGCCCCGGTCGTATATTCAGCGGTCAGATCGGTCATCGGAAACAGCGACGACATCGATGATCTCGTCCAGGATATTTTCATTAAAATATATCGCGGACTCTCCCGGTTCCGTGGAGACTCGAGATTATCGACCTGGATATATACGATCGCCAGAAACGAATCTTTCAACGCCAGGGGAAAAAAAAGGCCCGAGACAGTGCCGGTCGATACCATCGATCTTTCCGGGCCGTCGAATCAGCGCCCCGACAGGGTATTCCTGGCCCGGCAGGATTCTGCCGAGATTCGCGGCCTTATCGCCAGGCTTGATGGTAAATACAGGGAAGTGATCGAATTGAGGTACCTCGCGGAAAAATCATATATCGAGATATCCGAGATCATGGAGATCCCGATAGGAACGGTTAAGACATATCTTCACAGGGCCCGGAATGAATTGAAGGATATGTTTTCACATCAGAGCGAGTATGATCGAAGGAGAGACCGGAATGGATGA
- a CDS encoding WD40 repeat domain-containing protein, with protein MRLFALVVCLSTLVSSCAWIGDDIDTGVPLVKPGPGFRIPADTLYGAAGRVIDVEFVPKQNRLVSLAATGSESSVISFFHAPSGKLENTMENDRFLDLDTGFSNDGRKWAIGSRTVFLLNTEDKRIIRVFESDSYQHQKLLDIDMTVAWPFGIRNYEVMKKYHYVTALAFSRDDRYMASGHVNCQVRVWEIRSGKLLLTLWLSKIHEAVSDLEFSPDGRFIAATQNDSKIYFWEFPSGKERHIEGHGKSVNAVSFDPSGRWLASGSDDRTVRLWDTGTGDLLRVFTGHEDDVLSTAFTSNGEYIASAGRDGKIKIWEARSGYEIVTLAGHSAQVNSISFNSNASLLASGSDDMTVVIWDISRFDLVRDSSAIPMAVYPARIRGKVEVDDESGDGRFSPMEKGSLSVTVENTGEEAAYRVVMMILPSGDTSDFITGDSDVIEMILPGKSVTSVIPVIRTESPANGDEAGFELRCYEFNGFHLQEPVRFSIPRARE; from the coding sequence ATGAGATTGTTCGCCCTGGTAGTCTGCCTGTCGACCCTCGTTTCAAGCTGCGCATGGATCGGTGATGATATCGATACCGGAGTTCCTCTCGTCAAGCCCGGTCCCGGCTTCAGGATCCCGGCGGATACTCTGTACGGAGCCGCGGGCAGAGTAATAGATGTCGAATTCGTTCCGAAGCAGAACAGGCTCGTTTCGCTGGCTGCAACCGGCAGTGAAAGCTCGGTGATCTCATTTTTTCACGCCCCGTCAGGGAAACTCGAAAATACGATGGAGAACGACAGGTTTCTTGATCTCGACACGGGATTCAGTAACGATGGCAGAAAATGGGCGATCGGAAGCAGAACGGTTTTTCTACTCAACACGGAAGACAAGAGGATCATCAGGGTCTTCGAATCAGATTCATACCAGCATCAGAAACTGCTTGATATAGATATGACCGTAGCCTGGCCGTTCGGGATCAGGAATTACGAGGTGATGAAGAAATATCATTACGTGACCGCGCTTGCGTTTTCGCGCGACGACAGGTATATGGCCTCGGGGCATGTCAACTGCCAGGTCAGGGTATGGGAGATCAGATCGGGTAAACTCCTCCTGACTCTATGGCTTTCAAAAATACACGAAGCTGTCTCTGATCTTGAATTCAGTCCTGATGGAAGGTTTATCGCCGCCACGCAAAATGACAGTAAGATCTACTTCTGGGAATTCCCTTCGGGAAAGGAGAGGCATATCGAGGGACACGGCAAATCGGTCAACGCTGTATCCTTTGATCCCTCGGGGAGGTGGCTTGCTTCGGGCAGTGATGACAGAACCGTCAGATTGTGGGATACCGGTACCGGTGACCTGCTCAGGGTATTCACGGGTCACGAAGATGACGTCCTTTCGACCGCTTTCACATCGAACGGGGAGTACATAGCGAGTGCCGGGAGAGATGGAAAAATAAAAATATGGGAAGCGCGTTCGGGATATGAGATCGTCACCCTGGCCGGTCATTCGGCCCAGGTGAACAGTATCTCATTCAACTCGAATGCGTCTCTGCTCGCGAGCGGCAGTGACGATATGACAGTAGTCATATGGGACATCTCCCGGTTTGACCTGGTGCGCGACAGTTCAGCGATCCCCATGGCGGTCTATCCCGCGAGGATAAGGGGGAAGGTCGAAGTTGATGACGAAAGCGGAGACGGCAGATTTTCACCGATGGAAAAGGGCAGCCTTTCCGTAACGGTGGAGAACACCGGAGAGGAAGCGGCGTACAGGGTAGTAATGATGATCCTGCCTTCAGGCGATACATCCGATTTTATAACAGGCGATTCGGATGTGATCGAGATGATACTGCCGGGAAAATCGGTGACCTCTGTTATACCGGTGATCCGAACGGAAAGCCCCGCAAACGGAGATGAAGCTGGATTTGAACTCCGATGCTACGAATTCAACGGTTTCCACCTGCAGGAACCGGTGAGGTTCTCGATCCCCAGGGCCCGGGAATGA